In the Silene latifolia isolate original U9 population chromosome 1, ASM4854445v1, whole genome shotgun sequence genome, ATTTCCTGCCATCTTTCAACGTTATCTCTATTTACTGATCACATGACACCAAAACTATAAAGCTTACTCTAATAAAGTCTGCAACATATTCAAGTGTACCAGCCACACGAAACCCTACCAAGGGGTAATTCCGTCTTTTTCATACATTTATTTGATTTAAGGCAGTGGCGGGGTCAGGATTCTCAATTAACAGCCCTTAAATGTTTTAACGGGAGCGAACAAGTAATGTCATAAGGAATTTCGAAAATATTAACCAAAATGTTCgtatttttcattttccaatcggGAAGAGCGGCATTAGCATCCTTGTTAGCCTCTTCTAAATTCACTACTGCAATTACCAAACCACCCTTTCGTACCATAGAAAAAGTAACCATATGTTAAAAATGCTAatttatttaataataaaataatgtcaCTATCTCATGATTTATATAAAATGGTTACTCTATCATAAAATGATCACTTATTCTATCGTCACACCAAATAGCTATCGTGCATAGTATAATTTATGTATTTGCAACAGATAATCTCCCTTATGACAAGTCACAAATTAGACCATTTTACATCAAAAGTAACAATTCACAAACTCTTATTTTAAATGGTcacattttattataaaaatatcACATTCCTCCAATTTGTGAATTTACCATCTTTTTTTACCCCTTGAAATTTACTACTCTTCCTATAAATACCATCCTACCACCACTCTCCCAAACACACCCACACACAAAATGGCAAACATGTCTCTTCTAACACTCCTTTACATACTACCCTTCCTCACTTTAACTCAAGCTCAAAGTGAGCTAATCCTAACCATAGTAAACAACTGCCCCTTCACAATCTGGCCAGCAATCCAACCCAACTCCGGTTCCATAGTCCTCGAAAAAGGCGGTTTTGCTCTCTCAACCCTAACCCACCGCTCATTCCGAGCCCCCAACACCCACTGGTCCGGTCGTATCTGGGCCCGAACCGACTGCACTTACTCGACCGGCCAATTCAAATGCGCTACCGGCGATTGCGGGGGTCGCCTCGAGTGTCATGGACTCGGAGGCGCTACCCCCGCAACTTTAGCCCAGTTCTCGCTCCACCACGGTCAAAAGGACCAATCTTCTTACGAAGTTAGTCTCGTTGACGGGTTTAACCTCCCTATGACCGTTACCCCACACGAGGGTAAAGGTCTTTGCCCGGTTGTCGGGTGTAAGCCTAATTTACTACAGAACTGCCCCGAACCGTTGAAGTTTCGGGGCAATGGCGGTCATGGACCGGTTTTAGGATGTAAAAGCGGGTGCGAGGCTTTTAACACTGATGCGTTATGTTGTAGGGGTCATTATAATAGTCGAGAAACTTGTTCCGAGTCGGAATTTAGTAGGTATTTTAAGCATGCATGTCCTGCTACTTTTACGTATGCTCATGATAGTCCTTCTCTTATGCATGACTGTTCTTCACCACGTGAGCTTAAGGTTATTTTCTGTCACTAGAGGGGTCCGGTCACGTGAGGAGGTTGTATTTGTTGGAATATGTACGTTTTTATGTTTGGTGTTGTGTGTCCTTATGTTGGGAGTAGTTTTTTTAGAACCGGTGTTTGTGTACGGTGTTGTATTGGAATCGATGTTGTAGTGCAACTAGCCAACTAGTAATTGAAATATGTTTGGACTTTGGATCTATATTCTTCTGCTTGTGCTTTTTTTTCAAGGTCTCTTGTTTTCTTAGGACACATTCGTTCACAAGGCATAACTTTagttgaaattcaaaattcgaaatTGTTACTTCATTTTAATTACTGTATTTGGTTATTATTATTGATTAAAAATATCTGCTACAAAGAATAAAAAGGATAAATAAATGACTATGACAAGAGGTGGAAAAACTTTTTCATCAATCCAAAGATGAATTTATCACCAGAAAAAATCAATCCCAAGTTGAATCATGTTGATTCCTATTATATAGGACATTATTGAAGGATAATGATAGACGCACCGCTAGGGAATTTTCGAGGTTTGTTGTCCTCTCACATGTAGGGGTGGGCAAAATCCAGTTGGAATCGAAAAAATGGACCGGTCTAGAATGTAATCGGAACATTTTTTAAGATTTCGGTTTTCAATCCAAGACAAGAAAGATCGGAGTTattgttttttcatttttccttCAAATTATATTATGATTCGGTCCAATGAGTCTAATCCGGTCCAATGACccggaatttgaaaaagtgggCATATTATATGACACATTACAGTCCAACTGGTTTGGTCCTGTTTTTGATCGGAATTTTTTCGGTCCGGTATTTTTCTTGATTCTGGTTTCTGTCTAGTCTAGTTTCGGACCGGTGCACAGCCCTTCACTGCACATCCATCGAGTTTTGAAATCCTCTCACATGCAAGTGTGCACAATATAAATATGGAGTAATTAAGCATTTCTTCAAGAATAAAACGGTAAATAAATCATAAATGATTGGAATAGTGAGTCGACAATGTCCCTCTCAAGGAATTGAAAAGGTAGATAAATAATTGGAATGGAGGGAGGTTGGGAGGACGAAGGAAGTAGTAGGAAAATAGTCATTTGAGAAATCAAACCATAACTCCAATaataagggtgtgtttggatagcaaaagtgaagggaaagaaaggaaaAGCGATGTAGGGGCGAGGGAGTTTATTTGAATGATGGTGAAAGGGATGATGAGGAGTacgtgtttggatacaatttctctCCAAATTTtacctattgtggagagattttgattaggtttAGAGgtgggaaaatggatccctccaaatccccCCCTATATTTCCCTTCACTCTCATTTGTTATCTAAATAAGGGATTTTAATCCCCTAGTCTTCCTCCCTTTTTTTTATTTCCTTTCAAATCTCTCAATCCAAATacaacataaatcttacattttGTTTCTACAATATGCTTGGAGGCATTATTATTATTTAGACGATCATAAAGAAGATAAACAAATGGGAAGATCAATGTCGGATAGCAAGCGGTATCATTAACTTCGCTGTACTTGATCGAAGATGAGCAAACATTTTCATACTTCCTCATCATTATGAATTTATGGCATGAAGATCCTCTCTATTTTCTTTCTCTTCATTTCCCCTCTAAAGATTCAtataataatactccctccaatttcatttattgttcccctttctttttgACATAAGAAATAAGGGGaatcaatttggaccacacaatacacatgaccccacatcaaattgattttggaccacacaatgttgtccaaaaaaggaaagagggaacaatAAGAAAAGTGAATGGAAAGGGAAagaggaacaataaatgaaattggagggagtaggtTTTATTTTACACCCATTTTCTCTTTACTTTCATACAtaaaactagttttgtgacccgtgaaattcacgggatctTTTGTTTTTTACTATTATATTTTTAGTGAATCAAATCATAACATTCTACAATATGATTTCATGTTTTAAGACTTCTATAAAATCAAGACAGATTAGTTTTTTTGTACAATAGTTTTATGTAAAATCAGAAACTAAAGTGTTATAtagtaaatacttttatcaaaaccatGTCATTATTTGACGTTCTTTTATGAGGGTTTTAAATGGAAAGTGGTGTTACTCAAATCCTTTTACGTGCTTTGTGATATGTCAAATATGCGCAAATGGAAGCggattaaaatcaattaataatACAGGTATTCGCATAATCGAAAACTGAAGTAACTCAATGGAAgctgattaaaatcaattaataatACAGGTATTCGCATAATCACATTACATGAAAcaataatattatcaaacaaagatCGCCAAACATGCAACACCCTCACTAATTAGATATTAAAATTTTATCAATCCAAATTAATATAAAACACACGATTAGAATTGTTGTGACAAAAACTAACATTTCACAGCACCCATAATATTGTAGCTAGTACTATAATAAATTGCGGAACTAAGAACTTGAAAGGAGCAACTCGTAATAATTGGATCATTAAGTCCCTATACTTCATCCATTAAACAATATTAAGCAAAAATGTGCTTTGACATTTCTCCAAATTTTCCACCTTGGGGATTCAACCGTATACTTCAAAATGGATAAACTAAGCATTCCACTCAATCATGTTTTCTATCAAAAGCCATTTTGAATAGGCATGTGTCTCATGtgtataattaaagaaaatgaaaattaaatttAAGGTGTACAAAAGAATAATGTAGATGTAAATAAACTTTTTAGATTTCTCTCATCTTTATagttattaataattgataattaATTCACCTTACTAATTTAACATCTAACTTCTTTCTTAAATGATAATTTTTGGGCTTTTCACTCCATTATTTATGCTACCTATTATCCATGTcaataagattgagatcctcgcaaATTCAATTTCATTCTATGAGTGTTATTTTTCTAAGGAAAAATGATGATTAAAAAACAACACATATCAAAATAAAGCATACatttgaaagtttttgaaatactaattttttttatgaacctaaaaacaattagtcatttacattcatgttgtcaatcttatagttagtttataatatagtattgagTCGAATGAATAGattatttgtttaagtaattcTAATATTTCTCTTCTTAgtcttctttcttcaataaaccatccctacataaaaaaaaaatcacttagtcattaatttttgttattaatttaagtttctcTTAAATAATGGAAGAAAGATGACATTGAGTctaaagatgtaagtatatttacctttgaatagcACAACACCAcaaatgtaacacccccgcacaccagaacgccttaccaaggaccattccagtgtatgacggtgtcaccatctcggtttcccgaggaagtagatcaaattagacaatacaagaacaatattataatATTAGAATATCTATCACAATGTCTTTCTATTCAAAGTCTCTAAAATAAGgttcaattacaacacttgtgattctacatctTTAGACCAgtggcgtgatgactcgatccctccaatcccagcagcagtaatcaacaatacctgctaaaccaatcgctcaccatccccgaatggatcaccgcagataccacaaaaaaCACGGGGTCGGTCAAGATCGACTAATCAAATATAAGACAAGACAATAAAGTAAAAAGTGATCATCCACTATCTCAACCTTACCACATCGTACCATAACCGACTACACCgcgaagggtgtagccctgccagattacccatcgcaacaggtaaccctcgccgccgatgggtgaccgatCCATTCCACCTACCTAGTCGGCTCATCATCGAGCGACTAACattccccgtcccttaatgtgcacatcccctcccgtgacgggttccacggagggcgaactagggtgtgaagccactcccgcaagtgactccaccacaatcacacccacagcatcacagctgccaCACCACAACGACATCATCACCCAAACAACcttactccgatg is a window encoding:
- the LOC141616103 gene encoding osmotin-like protein, with translation MANMSLLTLLYILPFLTLTQAQSELILTIVNNCPFTIWPAIQPNSGSIVLEKGGFALSTLTHRSFRAPNTHWSGRIWARTDCTYSTGQFKCATGDCGGRLECHGLGGATPATLAQFSLHHGQKDQSSYEVSLVDGFNLPMTVTPHEGKGLCPVVGCKPNLLQNCPEPLKFRGNGGHGPVLGCKSGCEAFNTDALCCRGHYNSRETCSESEFSRYFKHACPATFTYAHDSPSLMHDCSSPRELKVIFCH